GTTTTCCTGCCCGTCGATGGTGCCCTGCTGGAGCGAGCTGATCACCTCGGGCCATGCCATCGGCGTGGGGGCGGCACCGGCGGCGTTGAAAGCGTCAAGGTGCACCGGGTTTTCCATGGTACGCAGCTTCATGCCCGCGATGTCTTCGGGAGTTTCAATCGCGTTGCGGTTGTTGGTGATGTGGCGGAAACCCTGCTCACCCCAAGCCAGTGCCACCATGCCCGCGCTGTCGAATTCAGCAAGGATGCCTTGACCGATTGGACCGTCCAATACGCGGCGCGCATGGTCAAGGCTGCGGAACAGGAAGGGGACGTCGGTCACGCCGGTGGCGGGGACAAAGTTGCTAAGCGTGCCGGTGGAAACGATGGTCGCCTCAACGGTGCCAAACTGTAGGCCTTCGACCACTTCGCGTTCCCCACCCAGACCGGAGGAAGGAAAGTGCCGGAAGCTGAATTTGCCGTCGGTTTCGGCCTCAACGACTTCTTGCCACTTCTGCGCCGCGACGCCGTAGTGGCTGTCAGGGGCAAGGGCGTAGCCGATCTTGACTTCGGTTTCCGCGCTCAGGGCTCCTCCGGTGAGCGCGGCGAGAGTGGCGATAATTGCCGTGGGCTGCATCATTTTGAACATTTCGTATCCTCCAGCGATCTTATTAACAAGGTCACGAAAACTGCTAGCGGGCGATGCACGGATTGGCAATGGGGTGATGGGGCTTTGTGGACAATGTTTCCACAGCGTTTCGGATTAGATTTCCGCGACGATATAATCGGGGGCTATGTCCGAACCCTTGGTCGCCGCCGCCACATCCAGCCCCAAAAGGGAGCCGTGCCCAGTGACCAAGGCCGTGGAGAACCCCGCCTGAGCTCCACCCAAAATATCGGTGTGGAGCGTATCGCCCACCATCAACACACGGGCGGGGGCAATTGGCGCACGGCGTGCAAGCGCCAGTTCAAAGATGTCTGGAAAGGGCTTGCCGCAGAAATGCACGGAAACCCCGGTCGCGTCGATCAATCGATGTGCGAACCAACCGGGTTCAAGCGATAGCCCGTCTTCACGCGGAGCCACGAGATCGGGGTTTCCGACAAAGACGGGGCGAGGATGGCGCGCGAGGCTTGTTTCGAGTAGGGCCTGCCGCGCGTCGGTCCAGCCATCCGCACCAACAAGCAGAAAACCTGCAACGTCGTCATAGACACTTGGATCATCCGCCAAAGCGATCGCGCCAAGGTCGGAAATTTCACCCATATCCTTGTCGGGGTTCAGCATCACGCCCCACTGCCGCGCGGGTTCTTGGGCCACGCGAGCAAGCAGTGCGTCGCGGCTGGTGATGACCTCATCCACACTAAAATCAAACCCCAATCGGGCGTAGCGTTGCATCATATGCGCTTTTGGGTAGGCGGCAGAGTTCGACACGACCGATACCGCTTTGCCCATTTCGCGCAGGGTGGCGATGGTCTGTGCTGCGCCTTCAATAGCCGTTTCGCCCACGTTCAGCACGCCGTAAGCATCAAAGAGGATCAGATCATAGGGGGCGACGATATCCAGAAAACATGCCGCCTCCGCCGCGGCACCTTGCCGATCACAGGCGGGCAGGCGGGGCCGCAGGCGCTGGTATTCGGCCAGCGCCTGCGCAGGGTCGATGCCGGGCCTCACAGGATGCGACGGCGCAGATAGGCCGAGATGACCTCGCCAATAATCACCAGCACGATGATGGCGATGAGAATCGTGGCGACCTCGGGCCAGTTGAAGGTGTCAATCGCGCCCTGCAGGATGATCCCGATACCCCCCGCGCCGACAAGGCCCAGAACGGTGGATTCACGCAGGTTGATGTCCCACCGCAGGATCGAAACCGCCCAGAAGGTCGGCATGACCTGTGGCACGATGGCATAGGCGATGACCTTGAACCGCGAGGCGCCCGTGGCCTCCAGTGCCTCGACGGGGCGGCGGTCGATCTCCTCAATCGCCTCACCCAGCAATTTGCCGACAAAGCCGATGGAGCGGAACATAATCGCCAAAATGCCCGCCACGACGCCGGGGCCAAAGATCGCCACGAAGAGCAGCGCCCAGATGATCGTGTTGACCGAGCGTGAGGTCACAAGGATCAGCCGCCCGAGCCAGAGCGTGGCGCGGTTGGGCGTGGTGTTTTGCGCGGCGATATAGGCCACCGGAAGCGACAGCAGCACCGCAAATGTGGTGGCAAAGGTGGCGATGTTCACCGTGTCCCAAAGCACCTTAAGGATCGTTTCAAGATTGGTAGGGTCAGGCGGATACATGCGGCCAAAGAGGTCGCCGATCTGCTCGGGCGCGCCCCAGACCCAAGCCCAGATGACCTCGATCGAGGTCAGCGCCCAGGCGATGGCAAGCGCGCAGCCAAAGATTACGCCGTAGCGCGTCATACGCTGGCGGAGGGTGAAGCGGGTCCAGTCGTCGCGACCGAATTTCTCTGCAAGGGTCGTCATTGGATGCGCTTTCTGATCACGCCGCTGATGGCTTCGGAGACAAGGATCACGCCGACGATGACCATGGTGATGGCGAGGGCGAAGTCATAGTCATAGCGCCCGAAGGCATTGGCGAGCGTCGCCCCAATGCCGCCCGCACCGACGATGCCGACCACGGCCGAAGCGCGCAGGTTGCTGTCGAGTTGATAGATTGTCAGACCGATCTGGCGCGGCATAATTTGCGGAAAAATCGCATAGATCAGCGTCGAGAAGTAAGGCGCACCGGCGGCACGCATGGCCTCGACTTGGCCGAAGTCGATCTCTTCAATCCGCTCGGCCAGCATCTTGGCGACAAAGCCCACGGAATAGACAATCAGCGTCAGCACCCCGGCGAAGGGGCCAAAGCCCACGGCTTTGACGAAAAGGATCGCCACGATAACGGGGTGAAAACTGCGCGCGACGATGATGATGGCGCGGCCGAGGTAGAAGATCGGTTTGGGGGCCACATTGCGCGCCGACATAAATGCGATGGGGATCGACAATAGCACGCCGCCCGCGGTGGCAAGGATGGCGATCTTCAGGCTTTCGAGAAAGCCGTCGATCAACAGGCCAGAGCGTTCAAAGCTGGGCGGAAAGGCCCCGCCAAAGATGCGGCCCGCGCGGCCTAATCCTTCCGAGACGCGGTTCCAGTCGATGGGCATGGTCAGGCCGACCCAGCCGAAATAGGCGACGGCGCCCAGGATCACCGCCCAGCGAAGCACCGGGTTGGCGATAAAGGGCGGCTTTTTCCAAGTGTCCCGTGGCGCGCTCATGCCGCGGCCCCGTCTTTTGCGCGGTCGGCATGGGGACTGCCAGCGTAAATTTGATCCATCGCCTCTTGGTCCAGTTTGGCGGGGACATCATCAAAGATGATGCGGCCATAACGCATGCCGACGATGCGGTCGGTGTATTCCTTGGCCTCGGTCACGTTGTGGATGTTGATCAGCACCGGCAGTTTCAACTCCCCGGCCAAATCGCGCAGAAGCCCCATGATCTGCTCGGAGGTCTTGGGGTCGAGCGAGGCTGTCGGCTCGTCCGCCAGCAGAATGTCGGGGTCTTGCATCAGGGCGCGGACCACGCCGACACGCTGGCGTTCGCCGCCCGACAACTGGTCGGCGCGGGTGTTGGCGTATTGCGCGATGCCCACGCGCTCCATCAACTCATAGGCGCGGCGAATGTCGGCCTTGGGATAGCGTCGGGTGACGGCGGACCATGTCGAGATATAGCCCAAACGGCCCGATTGCACGTTCTCCATCACCGTCAGACGGTCGACGAGGTTGAACCCCTGAAACACCATCCCGATCTTGCGCCGCGCGGCGCGCAGGTTCTTGCCGCGCAGGCTGGTGAGTTCGGTGCCGTTGAGGTTGATCGACCCCGAGGTCGGCTCCACCAATCGGTTGATGCAACGCAGCAGCGTCGATTTGCCCGCGCCGGAGGAGCCGATGATCGAAACGACGCTTTCGCCCTCGATGGTCAGGTCGAGGTTTTTCAGCACCGGATCACCGCTGCCATAGCGCTTCACGAGGTCGGTAATTTTCAACATGTAGGATACCTTGTGTGCAGGGCCGACGTGTTCGCCGGCCCCGACGTTAGACGATTATTCAGCAGCGAGACCTTGGGGCGTGTACTCGACGCCGTTCGCCTTTTGGATCTGACGGATAACCGCCCACTGGTCCTTGTAGGTGATCGGGATGAATTTGCTCACGCCTGCGAATTCCTCACCCAATGCGGTGCCTTCGAAGTCGAAGGAGAAGAAGGCTTCCTTGATCTTGTCCTTCAGCTCGGGCGCGAGGTCATGCGCGACACCGTAAGAGGTTGTCGGGAAGGGATCGCTTTCCCAGACGATGCGCACGTCTTCAGAATCATAGAGACCACGCTCGGCCATGCGGTCCACCACTTCGGAGGCCACTGGGGCCGCGTCATAATCACCCGCGACGACGCCCAGCATCGACTGGTCGTGGCTGCCCGAATAGGTCACTTCGTAGTCCTCATCCGGCACAACGCCCAGATCGGGGAACAGCGCGCGGGGCGCTTGGTTGCCTGAGTTCGATGTGGGCGAGGTATGCGCGATGCGCTTCCCCGCGAGGTCGCTCATCTCTTTGATGTCGCTGTCGGCCTGCGTGTAGACTTGAAGCTTGTAACCAAACTGGCCGTCATCCGCGCCCATGATCGCGAAGGGCTCGACGCCCGCGAGGTTCACCGCGAAAGGG
This genomic stretch from Sulfitobacter sp. DSM 110093 harbors:
- a CDS encoding TRAP transporter substrate-binding protein: MMQPTAIIATLAALTGGALSAETEVKIGYALAPDSHYGVAAQKWQEVVEAETDGKFSFRHFPSSGLGGEREVVEGLQFGTVEATIVSTGTLSNFVPATGVTDVPFLFRSLDHARRVLDGPIGQGILAEFDSAGMVALAWGEQGFRHITNNRNAIETPEDIAGMKLRTMENPVHLDAFNAAGAAPTPMAWPEVISSLQQGTIDGQENPLSVIVSVKLDEVQKYLTLSGHVYSPAMLLVSKPFWEGLSDEDKAAFEKGATEAVTAMRAFVDDVEQSGVATLKERGMEVNELTEEQKATFRASIESAYEGYYETYGKELIDQIAATE
- a CDS encoding HAD hydrolase-like protein; translated protein: MRPGIDPAQALAEYQRLRPRLPACDRQGAAAEAACFLDIVAPYDLILFDAYGVLNVGETAIEGAAQTIATLREMGKAVSVVSNSAAYPKAHMMQRYARLGFDFSVDEVITSRDALLARVAQEPARQWGVMLNPDKDMGEISDLGAIALADDPSVYDDVAGFLLVGADGWTDARQALLETSLARHPRPVFVGNPDLVAPREDGLSLEPGWFAHRLIDATGVSVHFCGKPFPDIFELALARRAPIAPARVLMVGDTLHTDILGGAQAGFSTALVTGHGSLLGLDVAAATKGSDIAPDYIVAEI
- the phnE gene encoding phosphonate ABC transporter, permease protein PhnE, which encodes MTTLAEKFGRDDWTRFTLRQRMTRYGVIFGCALAIAWALTSIEVIWAWVWGAPEQIGDLFGRMYPPDPTNLETILKVLWDTVNIATFATTFAVLLSLPVAYIAAQNTTPNRATLWLGRLILVTSRSVNTIIWALLFVAIFGPGVVAGILAIMFRSIGFVGKLLGEAIEEIDRRPVEALEATGASRFKVIAYAIVPQVMPTFWAVSILRWDINLRESTVLGLVGAGGIGIILQGAIDTFNWPEVATILIAIIVLVIIGEVISAYLRRRIL
- the phnE gene encoding phosphonate ABC transporter, permease protein PhnE — its product is MSAPRDTWKKPPFIANPVLRWAVILGAVAYFGWVGLTMPIDWNRVSEGLGRAGRIFGGAFPPSFERSGLLIDGFLESLKIAILATAGGVLLSIPIAFMSARNVAPKPIFYLGRAIIIVARSFHPVIVAILFVKAVGFGPFAGVLTLIVYSVGFVAKMLAERIEEIDFGQVEAMRAAGAPYFSTLIYAIFPQIMPRQIGLTIYQLDSNLRASAVVGIVGAGGIGATLANAFGRYDYDFALAITMVIVGVILVSEAISGVIRKRIQ
- the phnC gene encoding phosphonate ABC transporter ATP-binding protein; translated protein: MLKITDLVKRYGSGDPVLKNLDLTIEGESVVSIIGSSGAGKSTLLRCINRLVEPTSGSINLNGTELTSLRGKNLRAARRKIGMVFQGFNLVDRLTVMENVQSGRLGYISTWSAVTRRYPKADIRRAYELMERVGIAQYANTRADQLSGGERQRVGVVRALMQDPDILLADEPTASLDPKTSEQIMGLLRDLAGELKLPVLINIHNVTEAKEYTDRIVGMRYGRIIFDDVPAKLDQEAMDQIYAGSPHADRAKDGAAA
- the phnD gene encoding phosphate/phosphite/phosphonate ABC transporter substrate-binding protein, with translation MSHKNLFAAGLTAAFTLTGGLAFAQEDCERGALDKMFCDANGDLVADAPTDPEMLKDPSTLVFAYTPVEDPAIYEDIWTPFIDHLEEVTGKDVQFFAVQSNSAEVEAMRSGRLHIAGFSTGPTPFAVNLAGVEPFAIMGADDGQFGYKLQVYTQADSDIKEMSDLAGKRIAHTSPTSNSGNQAPRALFPDLGVVPDEDYEVTYSGSHDQSMLGVVAGDYDAAPVASEVVDRMAERGLYDSEDVRIVWESDPFPTTSYGVAHDLAPELKDKIKEAFFSFDFEGTALGEEFAGVSKFIPITYKDQWAVIRQIQKANGVEYTPQGLAAE